The following coding sequences are from one Pseudonocardia sp. HH130630-07 window:
- a CDS encoding MerR family transcriptional regulator, with product MLTIGEFAHATGLTVKALRHYDERELLVPAVVDPVSRHRRYSGGQLHTAVLVKALRAAGMPVESVRRATRDGADVPAALEHFRGEVAAARAAQDRALAAVARLVEGFDGAVEIFERDVPATHTAAVVHRLPADGQEAAALAEEDRAIAAHHALFAVLTRAHVPPTGPGWTRFDAVDGDPERIELSLCWALPGPPPELPADIDGIAVHTGSRPAVRELVVRMDCGEDAQAPDDLPHPAFVALSAELARRESRGGPAGVDAVRQFVTADASGRLTVELAVPLVA from the coding sequence ATGCTCACGATCGGAGAGTTCGCCCACGCCACCGGGCTCACGGTGAAGGCACTGCGCCACTACGACGAGCGGGAGCTGCTGGTGCCCGCCGTCGTCGACCCGGTGAGCAGGCACCGCCGCTACAGCGGTGGGCAGCTGCACACCGCCGTCCTGGTCAAGGCGCTGCGGGCGGCCGGGATGCCGGTCGAGTCGGTGCGCCGTGCGACCCGGGACGGCGCGGACGTCCCCGCGGCGCTGGAGCACTTCCGCGGCGAGGTCGCCGCCGCACGCGCGGCGCAGGACCGCGCACTCGCGGCCGTCGCCCGGCTGGTCGAGGGCTTCGACGGCGCCGTGGAGATCTTCGAGCGCGACGTCCCGGCGACGCACACGGCCGCGGTCGTGCACCGGCTCCCGGCCGACGGGCAGGAGGCGGCCGCCCTCGCCGAGGAGGATCGGGCGATCGCCGCCCACCACGCGTTGTTCGCCGTGCTGACCCGGGCACACGTCCCACCCACCGGACCGGGCTGGACCCGGTTCGACGCCGTCGACGGCGATCCCGAGCGGATCGAGCTGAGCCTGTGCTGGGCGCTGCCCGGCCCGCCGCCGGAGCTTCCCGCCGACATCGACGGGATCGCGGTGCACACCGGGTCCCGGCCCGCCGTCCGCGAGCTGGTGGTGCGGATGGACTGCGGCGAGGACGCGCAGGCCCCCGACGACCTGCCGCACCCGGCGTTCGTGGCGCTGAGCGCCGAGCTGGCCCGCCGGGAGTCCCGCGGGGGTCCCGCCGGCGTCGACGCGGTCCGGCAGTTCGTGACGGCGGACGCGTCCGGGCGGC